The Arachis ipaensis cultivar K30076 chromosome B07, Araip1.1, whole genome shotgun sequence genomic interval CTTTGTACGGACCCTGACTTGAGCGTTAGAATCCTTGCAGGTGGCCCCTCTGCTTCCTCAACTCGCCGGCCGAAGGGACTTCCTCACTGGTACCCCTTCAGGACTAGTTTCCCGTAACCCTCAACCCCGGCACTCGCCAAATCTGACCTATTCAGGACACGACGAACCGAACATTCTCGCTGTCTGTGGAGACTGGCGTGAATGGACTTCTTGTTAGGCCCGTTCGACGAGCAAGAGGAGGAGGTACGCGAGGAAGAGGGAACCGCTTAATGAGTAGGATAGCCTCCGTTGCTTCCTCCCGGGAGCACACGAAAACCCCCTCCCGTAGAAACAACCCACCCTTCAGCTCCCATGAGAGACGCCCATTCGGGGGGGTACAGGTGACGACAATGCGAAAATCATGCAGGAGCTACGCCATCGGGTGCAAAGCCTCGAGAGAGAACTGGCGGTGAGGGACTGCTACTGACCTAGTCCGAGTCTCTTTCGTACTCGATCTCCTCCAAAGAGGTTGGAAGCACGAGGCAGGAGCCCCTGGAGAAACAACGACAGACAGCAAACTGACGTTTGGTCGCACACGACTCAGGACAGGTCAGAAGGGCTGGGGAAGACCCACAGAGAGAGACCAAGAAGACGACGAGATCCCGTCATCATGGGAGCAACCCCTTTCCACCCCTCTATCCTCAAAGTCCGGCTGCCGAAACACTTCGACAAGCCGACAGACATGAGGTATGATGGGACCCAAGACCCCCAGGAGCACCTGACGGCCATTGAGGCCAGAATAAACCTTGAAGGCATCGACGACGCAGTTAGATGCCAAGCCCTCCCGGTGACGTTAGCAGGCCTCGCGATCCGGTGGTTCAATGCACTTCTGTAAGGGTCCATTACGGCCTTCTCGGATATAACCCGTAGTTTTTTAGCACAGTTCACCAACCGCATCGCTAAGGCTAAACATCTAATTAACCTATTGGGAGTCACCCAAAAAACTAGGGAACCGACCAGGAACTTCCTGGATAGATTTAACGATGAGTTCTTGAAAATCGACGGTTTGACTGACTTAGTGGCCAGCCTATGCCTGACAAATGACTTATTAAACGAAGATTTTAGGAAGCATCTCACTACCGAACCCGTATGGACCATGCAAGAGATCCAGAGCATGGCAAGAGAATACATCAATGACGAGGAAGTTAGCTAGGTGGTGGCAACCAACAAACGGCAGCCGACCAATCCTCCTGCCCGCCAGCCTGGATACCCCGAGAAAGCGAGAGAGCCTCCCATAGAGGGGGCATCCGGGAAACCATTCAAGTCATTTCCCTGCGTGggaaatttcacaaaatataccCCTCTTACGACTCCCATCGTAGAAGTTTACTAACAAATCGTGGATAAGGGCATTCTGTCAAAGCCCTGACAACTGAAAGACAGGACAGGCGGGAACAAGAGCGTGTACTGTGATTATCACAAAGGCTTTGGCCATAAAACCTAAGATTGCTTTGACTTGAAGGACACCTTAGAGCAAGCCATTTGCGAGGGTAAGCTGAACGAGTTCTCCCAGTTCATAAGGAATCCTAGGAGGAGGGAGCGCGAACGTTCTGAGCAGGATCACAGCCGGGCCGTCAAGCCAAGACAAGGACCCATTGAAAATGCAGACAATGCCCCCACAGTAGTTATTAACATCGTGGTTGGACGAGACGCACTCCCCAATTCTAAATCGGAGGTGAAAAAGGACGCCAAAGTCCTAGCTGTGTCGTCAGGAAGCCATAAGACTCAATCCAAAGAACCCCTGAAGATATCCTTCGTCCTAGAAGATCAATGGTTTCATGACCTCCCGAAAAACCCACCCATGGTGGTCACGGCGAGAATTGGGATGGGCCTAGTCACATGGATTCTTGTCGAAACTGGCGCCTACTCCAATATCATGTTAAGAAACATGTTTGACGCCCTGAGACTCTGGGAAGCCAACCTCAAGACCCACCAACATGGGGTCGTGGGCCTTGGAGACAACTACATAAAATCCGACAGGATTGTTACCCTCCCTATCTGCATAGGGTCAGGCGAAGAAAAAAGGTCGGTAATGGTAGAGTTTGTTGTCTTGAGAGACTCCACAGCCTACAATGTCATCCTAGAAAGGAAGACAATCAATGAGTTCTCAGCTGTAATATATACCAAGTTTTTTACTATGAAGTTCGTCACAGATGATGGAACTATCAGTTCCATCAGGGGACATCTGGAGACGGCAGTCGCATGCAATAATGCCAGTCTCTCCTTGAGGAAGAAATTGAAAGAGGCATATGGGGTTTTCCTAGCCGATCTGGATGCAATAGTAGACGATAAGCCTAGGCCGGATCTCTAGGGAAACGGAGGAAAAGTTCACCTTCGTGAATAGAAACCTCCCCCACAACCTAAAAAATCCCCTCATGGAAGCGATCAGAGCAAACGACAACCTCTTCACCTGGACTCCAGCCGATATGCCAAGGGTAGACCCCGAGTTTATGTTTCTCCGGCTTGCCGTAAAACCTGATGCTAAACCGGTAGCACAGCAACGGAAGAAAATATCGCAGGAAAGGGCTAACGAGGTGGCCAAGCAGACGGCCAGCTTATTAGAAGCAGGATTCGTAAGGAAACTCAAGTACTTGACGTGGTTGTCGAATGTGGTTCTCGTGAAGAAAGCCAACggaaaatggaggatgtgcgtcAATTACTTGGATCTCAACAAAACGTGTCCGAAGGACTCATTTCCCTTGCCAAACATTGACACACTAGTCGATGCAGCAGCGGGATATCGGTTCCTAAGTTTTATGGATGCGTACTTTGGTTATAACCAAATACCAATGCACCGATCCGATGAGGAAAAatggcgttcataacgccagccGGAACCTACTGCTACAAAGTAAATGCCGTTTGGATTCAAGAATGCCAGAGCCacctaccaaaggctgatgaacaagatTTTTAGTGATCTTATCGGGACATCAGTCGAGGTTTATGTCAACGATATTTTGATGAAAACTAGCAAGCCAAGCGACCTAGTCGGCGATCTAGAGGCCATTTTTAAGTCTCTCCGTAAACACAATATGAGGCTCAACCCCCTCAAGTGTGCTTTTGCCTTGGAGGCCAGGAAGTTTCTCTACTTCATGATAGCATAAAGGGGGGGGGGTGGAGGCTAACCCGGAAAAGTGTAAGGCCGTCCTGCGGATGACGAGCCCAGGCTGCGTTAAGGATATGCAGAGGCTAGCCGGAAGACTTACGACTTTATCTCGTTTTCTCGAGGCATCGGCAGCGAAGACTCTCCCCTTTTTCAATCTGATGGGAAAGGGAATAACCTTCAAATGGACCCCGGCCTGCGAAGAAGCGTTCAACCACTTCAAAAGGATACTCTCGGCTCCACCTATCCTCGGTAAGCCAAAAGAAAGTGAGACACTGTTCTTATACATTGCGGTGACGGATCAAGCCATGGCGGCTGTCCTCATCTGAGAAGAAAACAAGATCCAACAGCCGATCTATTTTGTTAGCAAGGTTCTACAAGGAGCAGAGTTAAGATACACCAAGCTGGAGAAGCTGGCCAATGCTTTGCTGATCTCGTCTCGGAGGCTGCGGCAATACTTCCAAGGGCACCCGATCACTGTAAGAACCGACCAAGCCATTCGCTAAGTTTTACAAAAGCCTAACCTGGCGGGTCGCATGATGACGTGGGCGATTGAATTATCCCAATATAACTTGCAGTACGAACCCAAGCATGCGATCAAAGCCCAGACGATGGCAGATTTCCTAGTAGAAGTCACTGGGGACTCCCCTGAAAACCCGAACTCTTGGTGGAAGCTCCATGTcgacggagcctccaaccaagCGTTCGGTCGGGCAGGAATAATTCTTGAAAGCTCGGCTGGGATTATTTATGAGCAGTCAATCAGTTCGACTTATCGATTTCCAACAACCAGGCGGAGTACGAAGCCTTAATAGGGGTCCTACTCTTAGCCAAAGAGGTCGGAGCTTCGTGGGTCGAGGTCAACAGTGACTCACAAATCGTGACTTCCCAGATTAATGGGACTTACCAAACTAGAGATTTCCTGCTCCAGAAGTACCTAGAAAGGGTGAAAAAGTTGTGCGAAGATTTTGAGGAGGTCACGGTTCNNNNNNNNNNNNNNNNNNNNNNNNNNNNNNNNNNNNNNNNNNNNNNNNNNNNNNNNNNNNNNNNNNNNNNNNNNNNNNNNNNNNNNNNNNNNNNNNNNNNNNNNNNNNNNNNNNNNNNNNNNNNNNNNNNNNNNNNNNNNNNNNNNNNNNNNNNNNNNNNNNNNNNNNNNNNNNNNNNNNNNNNNNNNNNNNNNNNNNNNNNNNNNNNNNNNNNNNNNNNNNNNNNNNNNNNNNNNNNNNNNNNNNNNNNNNNNNNNNNNNNNNNNNNNNNNNNNNNNNNNNNNNNNNNNNNNNNNNNNNNNNNNNNNNNNNNNNNNNNNNNNNNNNNGTTCAGCATGTTCCCAGGGAAAGGAATGCCAGAGCTGACCTCCTATCAAAGCTGGCAAGCACGAAGCTAGGCGCGGGAAACTGATCTTTGATTCAGGGATTGGTAAAGGAGCCGTCGGTAACCCTGTGTGTGACACAAGCAATGAGTTCCCCCTCATGGATAGACCCGATTCTTCATTTCTTGGAAGGCGGTGAACTTCCTGAAGACGAGAAGGAAGCAAGAATATTAAGAAGGGAGGCGGTCAAGTATGTAGTGATACAAGGCCAGCTATACAAGCAAGGGTTCAAGCAGCCTTTATTGAAATGCCTGCGCCCCGACCAAGCGGACTACGTCTTGAGTGAGGTTCATGAGGGGTGCTGCAGCCACCATATCGGGGGAAAGCACTGGCCAGGAAGCTTGTCAGAGCTGGATATTATTGGCCCTCAATGATGTCGGATGCATAGGAGTTCGTGAAAAAATGTAGGAAATGCCATgagaacgccaacttccacaagtCCCCAGCAGTGGAACTAGGCTCAATGTTAACCTCCCGACCTTTCGCTCAATGGGGAGTCAACCTTCTAGGTCCATTCCCAGTGGGTCCCGAGCAAGTTAAGTATTTAATTGTAGCcgtcgactactacaccaaatgggttGAGGCAGAACCATTGGCCAATATATCGTCGACAAACTGCCgaaagttcatgtggagacaggTGGTTTCCGGGTTCGGAATCCCGGAAGTCGTGATTTTAGACAATGGTACGCAGAAGCTTCCAGGAAGGTAGGCCTGACCACAAGGGGCCCACCCAAGTATGAACTATAAGAGGGGAGGGACCTACTCCTCTCCAGAGGTACGTCACCTACCCTAACCCTAATAGCCGCCCTTTGTACGGACcctgacttgagcgttggagtccttGCAAGTGGCTCCACCGCTTTCTCAACTCGCCGGCCGAAGGGACTTCATCACCAGTACCCATTCAGGACCAGTTTTCCACAACCCTCAACCCCGGCACTCACCGGATCTGACCCGTTCAGGACACGACGAACCGAACAggtttgattttgattttaattctggAAGGGTTTCCACGATTTAGAATTGATTCTGGTTctaataattttgaaaagattttcaTAGTTTAGGAATAATTGTGATTTTGATTCTAGGAGAATTTTCATGGTTTAAGGTTTAATGtggttttgattttgaaaagattttcataatttagaattaattttagttttgattttaaaaagagctTCCATAATTGAGGGTTGATTTTAGTTTTGATCCTTAAAGAGATAAATGGTTGAAACAAAAAGGATAATATAAGAGAGAATTTAAGAATTTAACAGTGagataatattataaaaaaattaattttttatagttaCAATACTAGctagttttatttttcttaagGTTAATTTTGTCGACATCTAAATTTTTAatggttaaaaataattatttactttttaaaACAGTAAATCACTAACCATTGTTAACACACTGTGACAGTTTGACATTTAACATGCACTACTATAGACTCTATTCCACCATTCCACATGTGAGCCTAATATATGGAAAACACAGCCACCAGACTTAGCCTACATGAACAGCTCAAAACATGAGTGTCCATACAGAAAGGATTAATGTCGATCATATGCCAACGTTTTGCTCTTCTTGAGAAACAGAATAGAAAATATCGCTTTTATGTATTAATTGAATTTCTGACAATCCATAGGCTTTTATTAACAGTGGATGGTTTAAGTGACATCTTCAGTAGTTTAGCTTTAATGCCCATTGGAAGAGAACCAAAATATTTGTGAATACTAAATATTTGAATCTGTATGTATTGTTTACTTGTTTATTAATTTATGTTTATCGTCTAATCTGTCTTTTTTTTTGTGGTTGATTTTGGTCTTGACATTAGTATTCTATACTTCCTAAAAAAGTCGAATTGTTCACTACtgatctaaaaaaataaaaattacctgaacAACAAAAGCATATGACTAATTAGAATATTAGATATTGGCAAATCGAAAAAACATTGAGTGACACTATGACAGGGTTGTAATAATTCAGCAGCATTCAAACTTGTGGATCTTTAAATTCTGTTGCATTATTACACATTTACACCTGAAGTAATACAGCCATCCTTAGAGGGTACTACACCGAGTTGTGCAATGTGCCAAACGGAGACAGTGGAATCCATGCTCAATAGCTTCTTCACTATATGATTAGATCCAACACTCCACCAGTTCCGCCAGGGAACCAGATTATCATGATGTTTACATCTGGTGTTTTTCATACTTTCAAAAAGAAATTTGGAtactttaaaattttgaatttttattttagaaggtaaagtgtgatctcttacGCTTGAATAATTTCTCTCTCTTGATTTTATCTATAAAATAAATGTGAGAGATCACATTTTACTCTTTAAAAAAGagtaattcaaaatttagaagatttATAAAACCTTCAAAAAGAAGATTCTATATGTTATTGTGTAAAGTGGTTCAATGCTCTATCTTTTTTACATAAATAAGTAATATTTGATGTCTGTTGTGGCGAAGATTTCACATGATGTAGTATGGTGGTGGTCACATTTTTCATTCAATGCCAAATGTATTTCTTTGTGTTTTGAAGTGTATTATGTTAGGACGACTGAAATGCCCCATTCCCTGGCCATAGATTCACTAAATGtacataaaaataaccaaaaaaaagttaattatttataaaaaatcagTTATCTANNNNNNNNNNNNNNNNNNNNNNNNNNNNNNNNNNNNNNNNNNNNNNNNNNNNNNNNNNNNNNNNNNNNNNNNNNNNNNNNNNNNNNNNNNNNNNNNNNNNNNNNNNNNNNNNNNNNNNNNNNNNNNNNNNNNNNNNNNNNNNNNNNNNNNNNNNNNNNNNNNNNNNNNNNNNNNNNNNNNNNNNNNNNNNNNNNNNNNNNNNNNNNNNNNNNNNNNNNNNNNNNNNNNNNNNNNNNNNNNNNNNNNNNNNNNNNNNNNNNNNNNNNNNNNNNNNNNNNNNNNNNNTTGAAACCACAACCCCAACTCTAAAACTGTTTTTTCATATTTCACAGTAGCGACTAACATCTCCCAAACTTTTGAATCCTAACACACCATATCTACCAAAGGCACAAGTAACCATAAGATGCTTAACTGTTTCTACTTCCTTTCCACGCAGTCTATTAAAGTGGTCTTTAGTATCCGTCCCACTAAAATTGAATTAAATGAATTGATTTATCTTGATTAATAATAGTGACATTATTGCTCTCCATTCAGTCCATTGTGTTACAAAGAGACAGAAGCGAAATTTGGTGGGGCACTATGACTATGCTAATTTCTTTATTAGAATAATTATTCGCAcacatagtaaaatgaacattccatatatttatggtttatattgtttaatattttcattgtctacctatactttttctaatCATTAAATATGTCATAAGaattaatttatcttttattttagagATACTTAAATAGAATTCACCGGTATAAAATGTCAAGGTAAAAAATTTACCAATGTAATGGTGCTGAAAAAGGAGGTAAGAAGAATATCGGGTGGGAAAAGTGAAAAGAGATGGAAGGGCCGCGGAAAGACGGAGGCGGTGTTGGGCAGACTTTGGAAAATCTTGTTTGTTTGTGTTAATATAAATAGAGGCAGTCTGACTAGAGTTGGACCCCACTCTGAAATGAGCTGCAACGGTTGCCGGGTGCTCCGCAAGGGATGCAGCGACATGTGCCCCCTGAGGACATGCCTCCACTGGATTCCATCCCCTCAGGCACAAGCTCACGCCACTCTCTTCCTCGCTAAGTTCTTTGGCCGCTCCGATCTCTTCTCCTTCATTTCCTCTGTCCCACACAACAACAGGCCCGGTATCTTCACTACGtactcttcttcctttcttaattactcttttattatttatttccttcatttttattctattatttCTATCTCAGAGTTGTTTCAGTCTCTGCTTTATGAAGCTTGCGGACGAACCATCAATCCCGTCAATGGCGCCGTGGGCCTGCTCTCCACTGGTAACTGGCACCTCTGCGAGGCTGCCCTCCGCACTGTCCTTACCGGCGGCGTCCTCACCGCGTTGCCGGAGGAGGTCATCATGCCAGTCTTGGACGACTCTTCCGCTTCTCATGCTGCTCTTCATTTCAACAACACAAGCTTATCAGAGGCGTCCAAGAGGCGTAGCGTTAGCGGTGTTTCAACGCCACCCGCTGTGTCAGTTGTTTCGGGAGAACCATCGGAGATGAGCTTTGATGATGGCATTTGCAGTCACAACCAGAGAAAACTCTTGAATCTTTTCGTGTAAGAGTTACGTGCTAGCTAAACTCTAATAATAATAAGGAAAATAATAATGCAATTGCATAGAAGAGATGATAGAGAGACGCAAATAGACTCCATTCCTTTGTGCGGAAATTTTGACACAGCTTTTTACTGTTATTGTTCTTAATTACTATAACAAAGGTATGGTATCTCGGAAGCCAttgtgttttattttcatttaatcTGCTAGCTATAGCTCTGTACATATAAATACCTTATTTCTTAACTATAACTTATGTATCGTCATATTGCATATCCTTTATCAGGGTAAAATCTGCTAATACTTTCATGTTAGTTCGAGAAATTTGAGTTTCTGCGAGGCACATAGTTAGTAATAAGATAAATGAAGAATTGAAATAAAGAGCAAAGAATAAATGAagtaagaggaaaagaaaaaagaaaaatagtgcGGTGCACGTCATGAAGGCATCAGATGAGGCATGCATGTCTCCGCTAGAAGTGAGTTCCACGGCAAAAGCCACCGTATTCAGAAAAGGGGAATAAGACACGCATATTATTATTCTCCCAATCCTAATCCTTAGCTGCTTCTAACGTATACCTTTCGCCGCGTCCCTCTActtatttttttctcaatgcGGCTCCCTTCCTATTCACAATTAGATGAAAATTCCGGTAATTATTAATTCCACCTGAAATTGAATGCAATTTTCATCTCACAATTAACCTGTCAACTCAAATCAACCTAACACGCGCCCTGGTTTATAAGTAGGGCGGGCAATGGGTAGAGTAGGGTAAGGTTTGGATTCTACCATAACCCTACTCgcgggttgaaaattttattaaaattctatCATATCCTATatgcgggttgagaatctctcaaccctaactctACCCATAcgctaaagttctaaaccctactTTACTCTAccccgcagaaatatcaaatttttttaaagtaaatataaaattcaatcatttcaaattttatatatattaataacataaaaaataaaaaactaatgctttaaattactaaattaactaactagtttagtggttgttTACTTATTGTAAGTTATAGGTTCAACTCTTACTTCCTTTACTATATACCTATTTTGTTGGGTACTCGCGGATAGAGtatgaataaaattttattatgccCTGTGGTTTTCATATGGCGACAATGCAAATTATTAATACATGGCGATACATATGATGCGTTTTTtgcatattaaaataattttttaaaattaattattatgtatttatatataaatatatgtataatttaatttatttttaatatttattttatattttaatatatattttattttaataactaattttaatatatatttagcaTGTTTGCATTGGATATGATGTTATAGAATCTTCAATATTATTATGAATGAAAAACAAAGG includes:
- the LOC107608523 gene encoding LOB domain-containing protein 39, producing the protein MVLKKEVRRISGGKSEKRWKGRGKTEAVLGRLWKILFVCVNINRGSLTRVGPHSEMSCNGCRVLRKGCSDMCPLRTCLHWIPSPQAQAHATLFLAKFFGRSDLFSFISSVPHNNRPELFQSLLYEACGRTINPVNGAVGLLSTGNWHLCEAALRTVLTGGVLTALPEEVIMPVLDDSSASHAALHFNNTSLSEASKRRSVSGVSTPPAVSVVSGEPSEMSFDDGICSHNQRKLLNLFV